The Populus trichocarpa isolate Nisqually-1 chromosome 11, P.trichocarpa_v4.1, whole genome shotgun sequence genome has a segment encoding these proteins:
- the LOC7497031 gene encoding probable NAD(P)H dehydrogenase (quinone) FQR1-like 1, whose translation MAVKIYIIYYSMYGHVARLAEEIKKGADTVEGVEIKLWQVPETLPEEVLGKMGAPPKSDVPIIKPNDLTEADGVLFGFPTRFGMMAAQFKAFLDATGGLWGTQQLAGKPAGIFFSTASQGGGQETTALTAITQLVHHGMIFVPIGYTFGAGMFEMEQVKGGSPYGAGTFAGDGTRQPTELELGQAFHQGKYFAGIAKKFKGTT comes from the exons ATGGCTGTAAAAATCTATATCAT TTACTACTCTATGTATGGACATGTTGCAAGGCTAGctgaagaaattaagaaaggaGCTGATACTGTGGAAGGAGTGGAAATTAAGCTATGGCAG GTACCTGAAACCCTGCCAGAAGAAGTTCTTGGAAAGATGGGCGCACCACCAAAGAGTGATGTCCCAATCATCAAACCCAACGATCTTACTGAGGCTGATGGTGTTCTTTTTGGTTTCCCCACAAGATTTGGAATGATGGCTGCACAATTTAAAGCATTTTTGGATGCAACTGGCGGGCTATGGGGAACCCAACAGCTTGCAGGCAAACCAGCTGGAATCTTTTTCAGCACTGCATCTCAGGGAGGTGGACAGGAAACAACTGC CTTGACTGCTATCACCCAGCTTGTTCACCATGGAATGATCTTCGTGCCCATTGGATACACATTTGGAGCTGGCATGTTTGAAATGGAGCAGGTGAAGGGTGGCAGCCCATACGGTGCAGGTACCTTTGCTGGGGATGGCACCAGACAGCCTACTGAGCTGGAACTAGGCCAAGCTTTCCACCAGGGGAAGTACTTCGCTGGCATTGCAAAGAAATTCAAGGGAACCACTTGA